The Gossypium arboreum isolate Shixiya-1 chromosome 6, ASM2569848v2, whole genome shotgun sequence DNA window GTTTGAGGGCTTtaccttttatttttttgtttaaatttaagttttaagtctattaattttgaataaactatattaacagtcattaaattataattttttaatcacttaattataaaaagttataaaatgtcacccaattattaatttatttcttttttggtcatcttataaaatttacaaattgGTCAATTAAATATTCAATGTTATTTTTTTCATCCAACTATCTTAGATTCTTTTAGTGTTTTTATTTATACATTATTCCGTTgataactaaaaaaataaaattaatatttaagtgattattttataatttttataattaaataataaaattaataattaaataataattttataatttttcataattaagtgaaTAATTGAATGAGATTTACTGCGGCTTActcatatttttatcaaaatccaATATCTAATTTAGTCCGACTTTTGAATATTTGAACTTTTTATCTCAGAAAAGTAAGTAATGATCGACATAAGAAAAAAGTAATTTAGTCCGTGGCTCAATAGTAATTTACCACAGCTCTATTCCGAACCTAACTTCATGACCGTTACTCCGAGCCAAAATTGAAAACATAACGGACTACAGACCGACCCTCGCCTTTCTCCAAAATCCTCGTTAAAGGAAACCTTCGGGTTGTGTTTCTAAAATCTACCAACTTTTTCCTTtatataatgtttttttttttcttttttgttgtcTGGCTGATAACACTAATACAGAACACTGAAAAAATGGTTTCCAAGATTATCAAGAGAACTCCGCCACGATCCATCAAACGCCACAGGAGAAAGACTTCTCCGACGAAGAAGAATGCTTCTGTCACCGTCATTGCCTCCCTTAACAAGTCCATTAAGATATGCCATCGCCGCCTTGTCAGGCTTTTCTCCAAGTTAGCCCGCATTGCAACTCCTTCTACCACCAAACGCCGCTACAAGGGGTTCAAAATCCTCAAACGAGATCAACTAGAAAGCAATTCCATTGTTCCTCGAACTCTAGTGTTCGACCGTTGCTTGCTTCCGCCGCCGATTTCGGAGACCAAAAAAACCATCATCCTTGATCTAGACGAGACCCTGGTGCATTCAAGCCCCGACCCACCTCCCAAAATGTATGATTTCGTAGTAAGGCCGAGCATCGATGGTCAAATCATGAAATTTTACGTGTTGAAACGTCCTGGTGTCGATTCTTTCTTGGAAGAAATCAGCAAGAAACATGAGGTGGTGGTGTTCACGGCCGGACTTGAGCAATATGCTTCGCAGGTTTTGGATAAGCTTGACCCTAAGGGGCTAATATCGTACCGGCTTTATCGGGATTCCTGCAAGGAAATGGAAGAGAAGATGGTTAAAGACTTGTCGGAAATTGGGAGGGATTTGGGCAAAGTTGTGATAGTTGATGATAACCCAAATGCTTACACTTTGCAGCCGGAGAATGCTATCCCCATACCACCGTTTGTGGAGGACGGTGAGGGAGCTGGAGAAGTTGGTGCAATTCTTTGAGTGGTGTGAACCGTTTGAGAATATAAGACTGGCTGTCAAGCAGTATTTCAGCGGTGGGAACGACGGTGGCAGCAGTGGTGCTGCTGATGGCATAGatttatgaaattttgaaaagtctAAGGGCTTTTTCTAGTATTTTGGCCCAAACTTTATTAACAATGTCTGTATTGAAcagcaaaagaataaaaataaccaCAATAGCAATGATTTTGCAAGTACCTAGGGTCCAAAAATCCAATTTAACTTGATCGGaattttgtttcattttattGCTTATTTTATGTTTGATACAAATTAGTTGGAATAATTTACCAATAAATGTTAGAAAAAATTTTCCTGAATAGGTCCATTTAGGAAAAATTATGGTAATAGACTATTTTCTTTGAAATGCTTCTGGCTAGGAGCGTTTTTCCTCCAACGGTTAAAATAATCGTTATTTTTCTAATGACTATTTAATTAATCACTAGACACTCCCAAACgttcaaattttattttcctaTAAACCATCCCTcctcatttcatttttttttccatttcaatctcaaccctTTCTCTAATTTCTCTCAATACCCACTTAAATTCACtcaattttttttctctcaattttattttattttatttaaattacctTAACATTTTCTTGAATTATTTTTTCTAATACAAATTATTcagttttttttcaaaattataaatggCAAATTCTCTAATCTATCATGATAAGAACCACATTTTCATCGATCAATTGCAAATGGTaagaatatttattattatattttaatgtactctaatttttatattttttttgttatacttgaatttaatattttgtatattttttccTTGAATAGGCAGAAGatcaaattttacaaaataacaTTCGTAATCTACCTGTTCCTCAATCACCATTGATAGAACCCTACTTGAGAGAAGTCAGTTTTTCACACGTGGCCCTTGTAGGTAGCGGGTGTAAGTTGGACCCAACACTCGTAAGTGCGATGGTAGAAATGTGGAGACCCAAGACGCACAGTTTCCATCTTCCATGTAGCAAGTGTACTATCACTCTGGAGGACGTGCAGTAACAACTCAGGTTACTAGTGGATAGGTTCGTAGTGACTGAGACTATTCACGCAGACGATTGGAAAGTAATATGCGACAAACTTTTGGGGCTGGTTTCGGAGATAATTTTTGGAGGCCAAATAGAAATGGctttgttaagaagaaatttcAGTAAGCTCGATGAGGATTTGACTGAAGTTGAAAGAGAGCAACACACTCGGGCTTACATCCTTATGATAATCGGGGGTATCCTACTACCGGATAAGTCACTAAATCTCGTCCATTTAAGGTAGATGCTAAAACTTGTCAACTTTAAAAAAGCGGCCGAACTCAGTTAGAGGTCCGCCGTGTTGGCAACCTTATATCGGGAGATGTGTTGGGTGACACAACctcgaaaaattaaaattagtgGTTGCATGCTACTACTGCAGTCATGGGCGCGATACTGACTGCAATTTTTACGTCCTAAAGCAAACCCTTACATGTTCCCACTCGTAACAAGGCAAAATTCATTAGATAATTTATTTaccataataaaataatttaacgtTTAAATTATTCTGTTAACAAATTATTTCAATAGGTGGAATCATAGGCCGAGTTACTCAAGCCTAACGAAGGAGCTGCGAGATATGCAGCTTCTATTAGACCAACAATCTGAAGAAgatgtaagttttttttttttaatttgaattgcATAACATTAACATATTTGATTTGAGATTTAATAGTATATAtaactaattttttattattttaatatagttttaATGGACACCATACAAGGATCTGACAAGTCAGGAATACATCCCATTGAATTCTTGGTGAATCTTAACATTTGGCACGTGAATGTGCCATTGGTAGTGTACGCTACTATGGAGATTTATGAGTCAAATAGGGTCTTGTGACAATTCAGGTTCAGGCAATCAATTCCAGTGGCACCTTAGGACCTCGATGATCTGTATCTTATCGGCTAGCGAGGGAGGCCGGATGAGAATTGGATTagattccatgccaaatatatcaaCATGTAGAACAATCGGTACGAGTTTTTACCTCTCCGTAAGGCCATTGTCGCTCTAGAGTTAGCTTGCAATCTAGAgtacattgtgacagcccaaaattgaccctagtcggaatgtggtttcgggaccacaaaaccgaggcataaaaataattaaaaatttgttttgatgcctataatatgtgtgtgctcatgtatgacattttatgatgattgatttagtgttataaaggtgaattccactagaaaggacttagtagtgaactttgaaagtacgatagggaaatgtgtgatgactaattaaagcatgcatgcaaaataatggacttgcatgtcaaaattcccccttttataggtggtggccggccatgacaagggagtatgggctaaacatgtcatgaaacatgttttgttggtgcattagggtgaaataataaacaaaggtgtatgggtgataaaagaatgaaaaaaaaatgtgtgtgagtgtggtaatcccccttgccgtgagttgagaaagaaggaagaaagaaaaattgttgtgttcatcctttctcatcttttggccgaaaatcataaggaggaagaaaggattttgctccatttttggtttagaagagaactagaaggagatttggccatacttgtaccaagattaaggtatgtatgaggttgtgtcatgagattcatgcatgtttagttgccaacttgatgttcatattagccatggttcaaatccttgttatgacatggaagtggtatttggtcaaaagttggtattgtgataaagccattgcatgctaagtgtgaagcttgatgatgatgcatgcaatgatggattgtctactcttgaaatttctttgtagccatcttgagtaagactttgagttttctttttgtttaaccatgattgaagttgaaagggcatgattgtgatgtattcggccatgatgcattcatgagcatggttcatgcttcttgtatgttagttaaaaatttgtgttttggatggctatggacaccttgaaattcgccatgctcatatatgtatatatatgtttgcacatgatgttttggttatgaagtaagtgatgaatatgtttgtttaaagaagaagatgttgaagaatgtttgtgaaattgcaagcacattctgcctagcacacatatgagtgcttgatgctatattataagttttgagctacaatatgcaaagcattaactagtaaaatgcatgctgtttttgtgtggtattaagtgcataattgg harbors:
- the LOC108485560 gene encoding uncharacterized protein LOC108485560, whose protein sequence is MFFFFFFVVWLITLIQNTEKMVSKIIKRTPPRSIKRHRRKTSPTKKNASVTVIASLNKSIKICHRRLVRLFSKLARIATPSTTKRRYKGFKILKRDQLESNSIVPRTLVFDRCLLPPPISETKKTIILDLDETLVHSSPDPPPKMYDFVVRPSIDGQIMKFYVLKRPGVDSFLEEISKKHEVVVFTAGLEQYASQVLDKLDPKGLISYRLYRDSCKEMEEKMVKDLSEIGRDLGKVVIVDDNPNAYTLQPENAIPIPPFVEDGEGAGEVGAIL